The Verrucomicrobiota bacterium genome segment TATTCCGGCCGAAGCTCGCAAACAGCTCGAATTCCAGCCCGTCCGCACCATCGACGAAGTGCTGGCTGCGGCGTTGCGCCAGACCAGCGGCGACGGCAAGGGCGGCCCGGCGAGTCAGGACGCGGGATAAATTTTATCCCGGCGGGCGCCCGCGCCCTTCGGGATTGCCTTTGTACCGGGAGAACGGTTAGATTCAGGGCGGCACGTCAATGCTTGGCGCGAATGAGCCTGCCCCACCCTCGACCTGGCTTTCAAAGGGCGCCGAGCCGCCGAGCCCCCGAGCTCCCCTTCAAAGGGAGACCGGGCATCATTGAAACGCTGAGACTGGACCCTGAGAAGACATGAAAACGGTAATGGTGGTAGACGACGTGCCGGCGAACCTGGAGGTGTTACTCGGCTACCTGACCGGGGCGGGTTACCGGGTGCTGGTTGCCGAGAACGGCAAGCGTTGCCTCGAACAACTCGAACGTGAACTGCCCGATATCATTCTGCTTGACCTGATGATGCCCGGTATTGATGGCATCGAGACCTGCCGGCAGATCAAGCGCCGGCCCGGTTGGGGCGCAATCCCGGTGATCGTTATCACCGCCGCCGACGCACTGGACAAAAAGTTAGAAGCGTTCAGCGCGGGTGCAGTCGACTTTCTGGGCAAACCCATTCAGCCGGAAGAGGTGCAGGCGCGGGTGCAGGCGCACCTCCGGATTCGCGAGCTGCAGAGCGAACTGGAACGCAAAAACCAGGAACTGCAGGAAGAAATCGAATTGCGGTTGGATGCTGAACGGGAGCTGGAAAGCTCGTTGGCCGAAGCGTTGGTGATTGCTGACCTTGCAGGGAACATCGTTTTCGCCACGCGCCAGGCCAAAATCTATTTGAGCACTTACCTGCCCAAAGAGGAAGGTGCGGACAGCAGTGTATTGCCGGCCGTGATCCGTGACTGGCTGAAACAAGGTGCCGGGCGCGCTCCTTTGGCCGTCCGGCATCCGAAAAAGGGCACCATCCAGGTTGATTCTTTCGGCTCGCCCACGCATCGCAATGCGGTTTTTCTACGGATTGAGCGCCAAAACGGCACCTTCGGACCCGAGGCGCTCCTGAGCCTTGGTCTGACGGCGCGGGAAGCTGAGGTGCTTTACTGGATTGCGGAAGGCAAAACCAACCCCGAAATTGCCATCATTCTCGGCGCGTCGTTAAACACGGTCAAAAAGCACGCAAACAACTTGTTTGCGAAGTTAGGCGTGGAGACTCGTACGGGTGCTGCGCGCCTGGCGCTGGGGGCGTTAGGCGAGGCCGCCGGTTAGAATGCCGCGAATGCGACAAGCCGAAAAATGCCACAAACGACTGATTTGGCGCATTCCTTCCTGAGCTCACACGGATGCGGGATCAAAGAATGCTGCCGGCCGGCTGCGGCATTCTCTCCCGTCTCCTGATCCCGTTGTTTTTAGCATTGGCCTGACGCCGCGAGCTGAAGCGCGCTTGGAAGGCCCCGAATCGAAGTCAGTCATTCGCGGCATTTTTTTCGGTTCTGCTCCCATCGGGTAATTACCTCCGCCTGCCGGTAAACTTAGAAGAGCCTCCGGTGCTGATTTCGGCGCTGGCCTAAACATGCGCATGGAGACCTCGATGAACGCTCGATTTAAACCGCGCCTTTTTCAGGATCGCTGGCTTCGACGCCAATTCTTCCGGGAATGGGCTAAAGGGCTGGGAACGAAATTCGGTTTGTGCGGCCTGTTCAGCGGGGGATTGATCGTCTGTGTCGAGGTGTGGTCGTTGCACCGATTGGATCACAGCACCCGTTTGTTTGCGGAATTATCCGTGCTGGCCGCCGTCATCTTCATCCTCGGAGACGCGTATGCATGCCAGCGACGCTGGTATTTTCCCGTGCTGCGGCGGACAGCTCGCCGATGCCTGGAGCGCATGCGCGCGCTCTCGGTAAGCAGTCCGATTATCGAACGTTTTGTCCATGACGTGTCGTTCTCGCCGAGAATGGAATACCGGTACCGGTCCGGAATGGCCCGATCCTTACGCGAAACGGTCGAAGCGCTCGATCGGCTTTGTTGCACGGCGGAGCGTTACGGCTGTATCGGTAAACACGTATTTGCGGCCAACGAAGAACCGATTGTGCGGTCTTTGCGCCTTCTGGCGACTCTTCCGGCGGAGGTCGGGGATGAAGTCGCGCTTCGGCCGGTGCTGGCGTGGCTGCAAACCGTGCCGGAATACGACCCTGAAGGCTGGTCGCTTTCGCCGGAGGTCGCGCGCGAACAGGTGCGTTCGTCGGGTGAAGACCGGATCGATTAACTGGTCCGCTTCACCTTGCCCCAGGGCGCGATGGGCGTCCGGCGCAAATCAGCGCAGCCCGGCCAAGTTTCCGTTTTCCTGAGTCTTTCGAGCGTATAAACTCGGGGATGAGGCCGCTCCTTACCTTTCTCCTTGGAATCATCGTCGGAGGCGCGACGGTGCTGTGCCTGCCGGCGGCGCGCCGGGATGAACTCAATCGCGAATTCCGCCAGCAGGTAGATGCGCTCCAGATCGAGATGAAAAATCTGACCCGGCAGCTGAAGTCGATGGACCTCCCGAATCTGGGCGGGCACAACGGGAGCCCTTCGCCCACACCGGCCAAGTGAAGGTGGAGCCGCTGGGCCGGCCCGGCCGGTTGCACCCGGCCGGAAGCGCTTCGATGTGCGACCGCTGAAACAATGCCGCCATCTTATCGTGAGATTGAACGCAAATTTCTCGTTCGACAACCGCCGGACACGGCCGGTGTTGAATTCAAGTTGATTGAGCAGGGATACCTGGTGATTTCCAGTGAAACCGGCAGGCCGATCGAAATCCGCTTGCGACGCGTCAACCGGCGCAAAACCGAACTTACCGTTAAAAGCAAGCCGGCCGGGCAGAGCCGGATAGAAGTCGAGATTCCGGTCGACGAAGGACAATTTGACGCCTTATGGCCGCTCACGGCCGGCCGGCGCATCGTAAAACGCCGCTACCCGATCCCGCTTTCCGAAGGGTTGCTGGCAGAATACGACAATTACGAAGAGAAACTTACCGGTTTGAAAGTCGTCGAAGTCGAGTTTCCCGATGAGGAGCAGGCGCGTCGTTTCAACCCGCCGCCATGGTTCGGACGGGAAGTCAGCGGCGATCCGGCGTATTCAAATGCGGAACTGGCGACGGCACCGCATGGTCTCCCGCCAGACCATGCCTGAATTCATATCACGCGGACCCGGCCCTCGGGACAGGAAGGAACTCCACCCCGAGGGCGGCGCGCCGCGCGGTTCGTCAGCCTTTGACGGCGCCGGCAGTGAGGCCTTCCACGATGCGGTACTGGAAGATCAGCACGAGCACCACCAAGGGCACCGTCACTACCATCGAGGCCGCCATGATCGAGCCCCACGGCTGCTCAAAAGCGCTCGATCCGCTGAACTGCGAAATGGCCACCTGCACCGTCTTCATGTTGTCGGTGACCGTGAAGGTCAGTGCGAACAAAAACTCATTCCACGCCCCGATAAAGGCCAGCAACCCCGTCGACACCAGCCCCGGCGTTGTCAAGGGCAGCAGGATCTTCCAGAAGACCGTCAGCGGAGTGGCCCCGTCCACGTAGGCTGCTTCCTCCAACTCCCGCGGAAGGCTGCGAAAGTACTGCGTCATCACCCAGATGGTGAAGGGCAAGGTGAAGATCAGGTAAGTCAGCACCAGCCCCTGGCGGGTGTTGAACAAGTCGAGCGTCTTGAGCATCACGAACAGGCCCGACAACACCGAGATCTGCGGGAACATCGTCATGGTCAGCACCAGGTAGAGCACCGGGGCTTTGAACCGGAAGGGCAACCGGCCGAGCGCGTAGGCGCACAAGCTGCCCAGCGCCAGGGCGATCAGCACGGTGGACCCTGAGATGATGATCGAATTCAACAGGCTGGCCATGAAGCGCGGGTCTTTGAAGACCTCCTCATAACTGTGCAGCGTTAACTGCTGCGGGATCAGCCGCGTGGAGAACAGTTCGCTGGTGGGCCGAAACGACGAGAGCAAGGCCCAGAAGAACGGGAAAAGGTTGAATACCAGGATGGCGGCCACCAACAGGTAGAACAACGCCCGCAACAGCAGGGCTTGCCCGCTGAGACGTTCTTTCGGCGGGACTCCGGCAACGGCCGGGGAAGCGCCGGAGCCGGGTACGGGGACGGCCCGCGCAGTGGCAGGGGGGGTGGTGGGCTGGCTCATGTTATTCGAAGCTGGTGCGGCTGAAACGGGTGTAAATGACCACGAAGGCCATGATGAACAGCAGGATGACCACTGAGGCCGCCGAGCCGATCCCGGCGTCCAGAAACTGAATGAGGTACTGTTGGTTGTAGATGGCCATGGTTTGCAGGTCGCCTTGGCCTCCGACCATCACGTAGAAAATATCAAAGACGCGCAAGGCGTCCAGGGTGCGGAAGATCAGCGCCACCAGCAACGTCGGGGTCACCAGCGGCAGGGTGATGGTCCAGAACTGGCGCACCTTGGTGGCCCCATCGATGGCGGCCGCCTCGTACAGGTCGCCCGGGATCAACTGCAACCCGGCCAGCAGCAACAGCGACATGAAGGGCGTGGTTTTCCAGACGTCCACCGCGATGATGACCGGCAGGGCCGTGCTGGCGTTGGCCAGCCAGGCCAGCTTGTGGGGAATGAGATGCAGGTCGGCCAGCAGGATGTTGGCTACCCCGTAGATATCGTTGAACATCCAGCGCCAGATCTGCGAGGAAACCACCGTCGGGATGGCCCAGGGCACCAGGATGGCGACCCGCAGCAGGGTGCGCCCCTTGAACTTCGAACTGGCCACCATGGCGATGGCCAGCCCCAGCACCGTTTCCAAAATGACCGAAAAGAAGCTGAAGAGCAACGTCACCTGCACCGCCCCCCAGAAGGCCGGGTCGGTGAAGATGAAAGCGTAGTTGCTCAGCCCGATGAAGCTCGGAGGGGTGACCCCGTCGAGCTTGTACTTCAAAAACGAGTAGACGATGACCTGGATCAGCGGGTAGCCGATGACCAGCACCACCACCAGCACCGCCGGCATGATCAAAAACCACGCCAGCCGGCGCTGGCGCATTTGCAGGTCGATTTCTCGAGCCATGGCGCGCTTCTTCTCTCTCTCTCGCTCGTTGGTTGGTTGGTTGCTTGCTTGCTCTCGTCGTCGGCCGAGCTCCCTGCGCCTAGCGCACGATGCGCTTGCAGGTCCGTTCGATCTGGACGACGGCGTTCTGGCCCGATTCACCCCCGGCCAGCACCTTGTTGGTGTTCTGGTAAAGGGCCGTGGAGACCTGGTTGTAGTCGGCTCCCGTGGCCGTCGAGGGCCGGGCCACCGCGTTGTTGAACACCTCCTGCATGTTCTTAAACCAGCCGTTCTTGGCCAGCACGTCGGGGTCGTTGTACAATGCCGGGATGGTCGGCAGCTGGCTCAGATCGATCGCCCGCTTTTTCTGAATCTCCGGCGAGCACAGGAAGCGCACCATGTCGGCCGCCGCGTCGGGCACCTTCGAGTACGCCGACACCATCACCTGCCAGCCGCCCAGGCAGGCCGCGTTCTTGCCGTCCGCACCGCCCTTAGGCAAAACCGTGACGTCAAACTTGCCGGAGATGGGGCTCTTGGGATCCTGGCCCAAGGCATAGGCGTACGGCCAGTTGCGCATGAAGGCCGCGTTGCCGGCCTGCCACAGGTTGCGCGCCTCTTCTTCGGAGTAGGTCGTCACGCCCTGAGGGGAGATGGTGCCCACCCAGCTGCGGGCCGTGTCGAGCGCCTTGGCGGCGTTGGGGTTGTTGATTGTGACCTTCTTGTCTTCGGACACGACCGTGCCGCCCCCGAAGCTGTAGATCCACTCGACGGCGTTGCAGGTGACGCTCTCGCTGGCTTTGCCTTCAAAGACAAACCCCTGAAAATCGCCGTGCCCGGCCCCCCGCTCGCCGTCCTGAATCTTTTTGGCCATCTGGGCCAGCTCTTCCCAGGTCTTGGGCGGGCCGGAGAGGCCGTACTTTTGCAACAGGTCGGTGCGATAGTAGAGAATACCGGCGTCGGTGAACATGGGCAGGGAGACCAGCTTGCCATTCACAGTGTTGTTCTGGACGATGCGCGGGAAATGCTGCTTGAGCTCGTCTTCCTTGACGTACTTGTGCAGGTCGACCGCGTGAGGGGCGGCGATGCCCTGCCAGATGACGTCGACCATGTAGGCGTCGACGTCGGCGCTGCGGGCAGCCCAATATTGCTGGAACTGCTGCAAGGTGGCCGACGCATCGTTGGGCCGGCTGATGTATTGGACGGTGTTGCCGGTGCGTTTGGCCCAGTCTTCCACTACGGCCCGCGTCCAGCGGCCGCCCTCGCCGACGTCGGAATCACCCGCAAACCGGACGGTGACGCCCGCCTTTAAGGAGCCGGAGGTGAGCAGCCCAAGCCAAACCAGGCAAGTGGACCATTTCAGATTACGCCTGACCAATCGATGTAGTGATCTCATGAGTGAGAGGGGGAAAGGGGGATGAGCTAAGCAGCAGTCTGCTTACGCTAACTAATCGTTGCGCTCACAAGGTGTCAAGCTTTGCACAGCTTTATGCAGAAAAGGGACGGCGTCCCGGTAAATGGCGTCTATAACCGCTTCTTTCTGCGGTAAAGCGTCGCCGGATCGATCCCGAGAATACCGGCCGCTTCATCGATGGTACGGCAGTGGGCGAGCACCTGGCGAATGTGCTCGTTCTCAATCGCTTCCAGAGACACGCGAGCGCCCAACCTCACCGCCGGTTGTTGTTCATCGTGTCCGGGCCGGATCGCAAGGTCATCGGCTTCAATCAGAGGGCCGTTGCCCAGGATCACGGCACGTTCGATCACGTTGCGCAGTTCGCGCAGATTTCCCGGCCACGCGTAGTTCTGCATTCGCGCCAGCGCACCGCTCGAAAAGCCGTCAAACCGTTTAGCGGCTTGCTTGGCGAAGAAGGCTAAATGTTTGCCGGCCAGGCGCAGGAGATCAGCATCGCGCTCCCGCAGGGGCGGCAGGCTGATGGTGATGACGTTCAGGCGGTAATAAAGGTCCTCACGGAAATGGCCTGCAGCCACCGCACTGACCAGGTCGCGGTTAGTGGCGGCGATAACCCGTACATCCGCCTTCCGGGGATTCGGGTCGCCGACGCGTTCATACTCTCGTTCCTGCAAAAGGCGTAACAGCTTGGCTTGAATCTCAAGCGGCAAGTCTCCGATTTCGTCCAGAAATAACGTCCCGCCGTGGGCTGCCACCACCTTACCCGCGGTGTCGTGGTGCGCACCGGTAAAGGAACCTTTGACGTGCCCGAAAAGTTCGCTCTCCAGCAGTTCCCGGGACAGGCTGGGACAGCTAACCGTAACGAACGCGCGCTCAAAACGGCCGCTGCGTTCATGCATCGCACGGGCAAGCACGCTTTTGCCGGTGCCGCTTTCGCCCAGCAATAGAACGGTGGCCTCGCTGCCGGCGGCTTTCCAGGCGACCTCGAGCGTCTTCTGCATGCCCGCAGTCTCCGAGTCCAGATCGATCTCAGGCGCTTCGGATTGCAGCCGTGCTTCGAGTTCCAGCACCCGGTTTTCCAGCCGTTGCGTGCGCATGATCCGGTCCAGGAGCCGGCGAATCTGATCCGGGGTACACGGTTTGGGCAGGTAATCAAACGCTCCTTGGCGAATCGCTTCAACCGCGGTCTCGATCGAGGCATAAGCCGTAATGATCACCACCGCCGCCTCCGGCGCCAGGCGACGGATCTCGTCCAGAAACTCGAGCCCGTTTTCCCGTCCGAGCTTGAGGTCGAGAAAGATGACCGCAAAGGCCCCCTGACGCAGCGCGTCGAGCGCTTCCTTCCCGCTCGAGACCGCCACAACCGCATGGTCCATCGACTCCAGCGCGAGCACCATCGCCCGCCGGATATTCTTTTCGTCATCTACCACCAAGACCCGCATGACCACGGCTATTTTGAGGTGGCGGGTGGCGGGTGTCGAGTGTCGAGTGGCGGGTGGCGGGTGGCGGGTCACACGGCGACCACGGCAAAGAAAGTTCGGGGTTCGGCGCGGCACTGCACGCCGGCGTTTTCAGGTCCGGAAAGAGCGCCCTGCGGCTTTGAAGGACATAAGTAAATGGAGCCTAGGGGATTCGAACCCCTGACCTCCTCAATGCCATTGAGGCGCTCTACCAACTGAGCTAAGACCCCGTCCGCTTGAAAGGGAGCAAAACCATAACGCGGTCGCATCGAAAGAAAAGAGAAAAGTTTCACGGCCGCCCGGATCGCGCCGCCTACCAACACCTCAGCGTTTCAGCCGCAAGTACCGGGCGGGCACCGGATTTCCTGGTGTCGGCGGGTATCGGCTCAGGGCTTCGGAAAGCTAACCTTCCCGCCGTGGTCGCCGTGTTCCGCCGTGTGATGTTAAAGCATTGCATACAAAGGCTATTGCCTCTCTAGTCTAGGTTTCAATGCCGGCAACTTTGGATTAGTTCAATTTTCTTTTCTCATGTTTGAACCGCTCGAAATTCCGGATCCGTTTCACCCCGCCTTCGCATACTACCCGATCGTCCTGACGCTGCTGGGCACGCTCCTGGCCTTCGGGGCGTTGCTGACCCGGCGCGCAGGTTTTCCGTTCTGGACGTTTCTCATTCTGCTGCTCGCCACGGCGGCTGCGCAGTTCGCCCTGGTTACGGGCGGGCAGGAGCACCTGGGCCAGTTGCCGCCGATGATTGCTCCGTTGATTCAGCAGCACATCGAATGGAGTCAGCGCGCCCGTAACTTCGGCCTGATCACTACGTGCGTGGCCCTGCTCAGCCTGATGGTGGCCCGCGTGCCGCGCGTCCGCCGCCTGGTGGCTTTGGCGACCTTCGCGCTCGGGCTATTCACGTCCTACTCCGGGTTGAG includes the following:
- a CDS encoding response regulator gives rise to the protein MKTVMVVDDVPANLEVLLGYLTGAGYRVLVAENGKRCLEQLERELPDIILLDLMMPGIDGIETCRQIKRRPGWGAIPVIVITAADALDKKLEAFSAGAVDFLGKPIQPEEVQARVQAHLRIRELQSELERKNQELQEEIELRLDAERELESSLAEALVIADLAGNIVFATRQAKIYLSTYLPKEEGADSSVLPAVIRDWLKQGAGRAPLAVRHPKKGTIQVDSFGSPTHRNAVFLRIERQNGTFGPEALLSLGLTAREAEVLYWIAEGKTNPEIAIILGASLNTVKKHANNLFAKLGVETRTGAARLALGALGEAAG
- a CDS encoding adenylate cyclase; amino-acid sequence: MPPSYREIERKFLVRQPPDTAGVEFKLIEQGYLVISSETGRPIEIRLRRVNRRKTELTVKSKPAGQSRIEVEIPVDEGQFDALWPLTAGRRIVKRRYPIPLSEGLLAEYDNYEEKLTGLKVVEVEFPDEEQARRFNPPPWFGREVSGDPAYSNAELATAPHGLPPDHA
- a CDS encoding carbohydrate ABC transporter permease gives rise to the protein MSQPTTPPATARAVPVPGSGASPAVAGVPPKERLSGQALLLRALFYLLVAAILVFNLFPFFWALLSSFRPTSELFSTRLIPQQLTLHSYEEVFKDPRFMASLLNSIIISGSTVLIALALGSLCAYALGRLPFRFKAPVLYLVLTMTMFPQISVLSGLFVMLKTLDLFNTRQGLVLTYLIFTLPFTIWVMTQYFRSLPRELEEAAYVDGATPLTVFWKILLPLTTPGLVSTGLLAFIGAWNEFLFALTFTVTDNMKTVQVAISQFSGSSAFEQPWGSIMAASMVVTVPLVVLVLIFQYRIVEGLTAGAVKG
- a CDS encoding sugar ABC transporter permease, which translates into the protein MAREIDLQMRQRRLAWFLIMPAVLVVVLVIGYPLIQVIVYSFLKYKLDGVTPPSFIGLSNYAFIFTDPAFWGAVQVTLLFSFFSVILETVLGLAIAMVASSKFKGRTLLRVAILVPWAIPTVVSSQIWRWMFNDIYGVANILLADLHLIPHKLAWLANASTALPVIIAVDVWKTTPFMSLLLLAGLQLIPGDLYEAAAIDGATKVRQFWTITLPLVTPTLLVALIFRTLDALRVFDIFYVMVGGQGDLQTMAIYNQQYLIQFLDAGIGSAASVVILLFIMAFVVIYTRFSRTSFE
- a CDS encoding ABC transporter substrate-binding protein; the encoded protein is MRSLHRLVRRNLKWSTCLVWLGLLTSGSLKAGVTVRFAGDSDVGEGGRWTRAVVEDWAKRTGNTVQYISRPNDASATLQQFQQYWAARSADVDAYMVDVIWQGIAAPHAVDLHKYVKEDELKQHFPRIVQNNTVNGKLVSLPMFTDAGILYYRTDLLQKYGLSGPPKTWEELAQMAKKIQDGERGAGHGDFQGFVFEGKASESVTCNAVEWIYSFGGGTVVSEDKKVTINNPNAAKALDTARSWVGTISPQGVTTYSEEEARNLWQAGNAAFMRNWPYAYALGQDPKSPISGKFDVTVLPKGGADGKNAACLGGWQVMVSAYSKVPDAAADMVRFLCSPEIQKKRAIDLSQLPTIPALYNDPDVLAKNGWFKNMQEVFNNAVARPSTATGADYNQVSTALYQNTNKVLAGGESGQNAVVQIERTCKRIVR
- a CDS encoding sigma-54-dependent Fis family transcriptional regulator, with the protein product MRVLVVDDEKNIRRAMVLALESMDHAVVAVSSGKEALDALRQGAFAVIFLDLKLGRENGLEFLDEIRRLAPEAAVVIITAYASIETAVEAIRQGAFDYLPKPCTPDQIRRLLDRIMRTQRLENRVLELEARLQSEAPEIDLDSETAGMQKTLEVAWKAAGSEATVLLLGESGTGKSVLARAMHERSGRFERAFVTVSCPSLSRELLESELFGHVKGSFTGAHHDTAGKVVAAHGGTLFLDEIGDLPLEIQAKLLRLLQEREYERVGDPNPRKADVRVIAATNRDLVSAVAAGHFREDLYYRLNVITISLPPLRERDADLLRLAGKHLAFFAKQAAKRFDGFSSGALARMQNYAWPGNLRELRNVIERAVILGNGPLIEADDLAIRPGHDEQQPAVRLGARVSLEAIENEHIRQVLAHCRTIDEAAGILGIDPATLYRRKKRL